GGTGCCGGCACATCTCGTACAGACGCGAGCGGAGGCGGGGGCCGATCCGGTCCGACAGCGTCTCCGCGTTCGTCGCGGTGGCCCGGTCCGGGTAGTTGGTGGTGATGATGACGGGCAGGCAGGCGTTGAAGCGCCGGGTGAGGATGTCGGCGAAGGTGTCCTGGACCCAGCTGGTGAGGTGGTAGGCGCCCAGGTCGTCCAGGAGCAACAACTCCACCGAGAGCACCCGCTCCACCAGGCGCCGGGCGGAGATGGGCGAATCCTCGGCGTAGGCGGTGCGGATCTCGCCGATGAGCTCCCGGGAGTCGGCGAAGAGGCACGGATACCCCCGCGCGGCCACCGCCCGCAGCACCCCAACCGCCAGATGGGTCTTGCCCACCCCCCAGCCCCCGGAGAAGATGAGGCCGCCCTTCACCTCGGGAAATTCCTCGGCGTACCGGTGGCCGACCTCGAGGGCCTTCTTCTGGCTGCGGG
This portion of the bacterium genome encodes:
- a CDS encoding ATP-binding protein, producing MPERECPICGGEGWIVVPDGTGGEAVRPCECAAAVHRRDVLGATQVPERYSHCTLDNFAGSLTRSQKKALEVGHRYAEEFPEVKGGLIFSGGWGVGKTHLAVGVLRAVAARGYPCLFADSRELIGEIRTAYAEDSPISARRLVERVLSVELLLLDDLGAYHLTSWVQDTFADILTRRFNACLPVIITTNYPDRATATNAETLSDRIGPRLRSRLYEMCRH